A part of Onthophagus taurus isolate NC chromosome 7, IU_Otau_3.0, whole genome shotgun sequence genomic DNA contains:
- the LOC111419896 gene encoding uncharacterized protein — protein MNLMFKIIILISLFLIVSSNPINLVKDLVQFNVFGHPFLHKDSKWDFDPEAGHRRSRQYQEINGYHGEKAIERLGLGIDGYDLERLEKQRERDKGQLGGVNYITKEFL, from the exons ATGAACTTGATGTTTAAG ataattatattaatttccttatttttaattgtttcatcaAATCCAATTAATTTGGTGAAAGATCTCGTTCAATTTAACGTTTTCGGGCACCCTTTTCTACACAAAGACTCCAAGTGGGATTTTGATCCAGAAGCGGGACATCGAAGATCGAGGCAATACCAAGAAATTAATGGTTACCATGGAGAAAAAGCCATAGAAAGATTGGGTTTGGGAATAGACGGTTATGATTTAGAACGATTAGAGAAGCAACGAGAAAGGGATAAAGGACAATTAGGTGGTGTTAACTACATAACAAAAgagtttttataa
- the LOC111419933 gene encoding uncharacterized protein, which translates to MKFLIYLVAFMVVVQFAVATLTPKAPNFQYFERPKYRYPYYDKNGVGRLLYGYGDNKLYQYKTFTPLEGIH; encoded by the exons atgaaatttttaatatatttg gtTGCTTTTATGGTTGTTGTGCAATTTGCGGTTGCAACTTTAACGCCAAAAGCAcctaattttcaatattttgaaag ACCGAAATATAGATACCCTTATTACGATAAAAATGGTGTAGGAAGACTTTTGTATGGATATGGAGATAATAAGTTGTATCAATACAAGACGTTTACGCCATTAGAAGGAATacattag
- the LOC111419835 gene encoding WD repeat-containing protein 64-like, with translation MDNCCSFNSIFSGIISEESSTSFEDDSPFIWFKLLRKINDFYLDALHATFKEKCYIFDPKKVNLENGLNKEEFIKAIDEVFGESKYTAESIAIFNEIDNNEKGEITWEEFLDFSEKQLRHTVEAKLVLGEPKVICCPHLKRETINKILPLETKNYFCYALISKHGCVGLYDGNMNFLLSYTIIMNREDVDKSDDERRRKKNRWITDAVFAPNRQMFIITNSTRSITIYDASNLHHIPLWLIIGCPSILTSLCFLDKKVKPILYSGNEYGEIITFEFHQKDDLFRKKHSDKMSLFYWGELKNEKESVSIKNLGKIHQGAINHLKYFENTECLLTCSKDSKKSVMIKTKIKEYIFNVKKGVNCCYLSNKLKQLITGSEDGKIHVFNIFVTKNPIQIIKLHKTGIIDLIILECNNYSISCSRDGYLILMDLKEFVPLQTLCIQFQAFNELGKIIEWGKNSLCPGPKRQQTKEKELNLNENYDVWERTNILITCCNNLVSLDLHFLDGKIRNFDSSVLPPPPLQNSVLIPVHWKISEEKREIKCEVSEWDENLSEHIKSLEFILNKDLIKPEDRNNINFKISQLEAKKNQMRRAVAEGAPYLALDLPNISELQLSPNLPIPDQKKIQRIVQKSYRLLSAASQRSIIFSSSSPSSSSRSKSRSSIIEFD, from the exons ATGGATAATTGCTGTAgttttaattccatttttaGTGGAATTATATCCGAAGAAAG TAGTACTTCATTTGAAGATGACTCGCCATTTATTTGGTTTaaattgttaagaaaaattaatgactttTATTTAGATGCACTTCATGCgacttttaaagaaaaatgttacatttttgatccGAAAAAAGTTAATCTTGAAAATGGATTGAATAAAGAAGAGTTTATAAAAGCAATTGATGAAGTTTTCg gtgAATCAAAATATACCGCGGAATCAATTGCGATTTTCAATGAAATCGATAACAATGAAAAAGGAGAAATAACGTGGGAGGAGTTTTTAGATTTCTCTGAAAAACAACTTCGACATACAGTTGAAGCTAAATTAGTTTTAGGAGAACCCAAAGTTATTTGTTGTCCTCATTTAAAA cgcgaaacaattaataaaattcttccGTTAgaaaccaaaaattatttttgttacgctttaatttcaaaacatggTTGTGTTGGACTTTATGATGGCAACATGaactttttattatcttataCTATTATTATGAATAGAGAAGACGTAGATAAATCCGATGATGAACGCCGGAGGAAAAAGAATCGTTGGATTACTGACGCAGTTTTTGCACCAAACCGccaaatgtttattattaccaACAGCACAAGAAGTATAACAATTTACGATGCTTCAAATTTACATCATATTCCATTATGGTTAATAATTGGATGTCCTTCGATTTTGACA AGTTTAtgttttttggataaaaaagttaaaccgATTTTATACTCAGGAAATGAATATGGAGAAATTATAACGTttgaatttcatcaaaaagatgatttatttcgaaaaaaacACAGCGATAAAATGTCTTTGTTCTACTGGGGAGAgctaaaaaatgaaaaagaatcagtttcgattaaaaatttggGAAAAATACATCAAGGAGCTATCAAtcacttaaaatattttgaaaatactgaATGTTTGTTAACTTGCAGTAaagattcaaaaaaatctgttatgattaaaacaaaaataaaagaatacatttttaatgttaaaaag ggtgttaattgttgttatttaagtaataaattaaaacaacttatAACAGGAAGTGAAGATGGTAAAATCCatgtttttaatatctttgtaACAAAAAACCCCATTCAAATCATAAAATTGCATAAAACTGGAATTATTGATCTAATCATTTTAGAATGTAATAATTACTCAATTAGTTGTTCAAGAGATGGTTATTTAATCTTAATGGATTTAAAAGAATTCGTCCCACTTCAAACTTTGTGTATTCAATTTCAAGCTTTTAATGAATTGGGTAAAATAATCGAATGGGGTAAGAATTCTTTATGTCCCGGACCAAAAAGACaacaaacaaaagaaaaagaattaaatttaaacgaaaattatGATGTTTGGGAAcgaacaaatattttaataacttgttgCAACAATTTGGTTTCTTTggatttacattttttagatggcaaaattagaaattttgatTCTTCAGTTTTACCACCCCCACCTTTACAGAATAGCGTTTTAATCCCGGTTCATTGGAAAATATCTGAAGAAAAACGAGAGATTAAGTg cGAAGTAAGTGAATGGGATGAGAACTTATCTGAACATATAAAATctttagaatttattttaaataaagatttaattaagCCTGAAGATcgcaataacattaattttaaaatatctcaattagaaGCAAAGAAAAATcag ATGAGAAGAGCTGTAGCTGAAGGAGCCCCTTATTTAGCTCTAGATTTACCTAATATATCAGAACTTCAACTTTCCCCCAATTTACCAATTCCAGATCAAAAGAAAATCCAGAGAATAGTCCAAAAATCTTATCGTTTACTCTCAGCAGCAAGTCAAcgttcaataattttttcatcttcGTCACCATCATCTTCAAGTAGATCAAAAAGTCGAAGTAGTATAATagaatttgattaa